DNA sequence from the Candidatus Planktophila sulfonica genome:
AATTTAAATTTGGCTGAAGGGGAAGTTCCTGAGCCAATGATTCGCGTGCAAGGTGAAACCCAGGTGGTTGCTGCAGCTGATGCGCTGGTTGCCAATACAGATGCTGAAGCTGCCAGCTTGGTATCTCTCTACGAAGCATGCCCAGATAATGTTTTAGTTGTAAGCCCTGGTGTGAACCTGAAGGTATTTACACCGGGTGCGGGTCGTATGGCTGCTCGTGAGGTTGTGGGCCTTGATAAAGATTCACACATCATCACCTTTGTGGGCCGTATTCAGCCACATAAGGGCCCCGAGGTATTGATTAGATCGATTGCTGAACTTGTTTCGCACTCACCGCATCTGCGTACCAAGTTGATTACCAACATCATTGGTGGCGCATCAGGTGCGAACCAATCAGAAGTTGAACGATTGAAAGAGTTAACAACCTGGCTTGGTATTGATGATGTTGTTCGCTTCGCACCACCTGTTCCTCGTGAAGAACTTCCTCAGTGGTATCGCGCATCAGATTTGGTCTGCGTGCCAAGTTATTCAGAAAGCTTTGGTCTTGTAGCTCTTGAAGCACAGGCATGTGGCACACCTGTTGTAGCTACTGCCGTGGGTGGGCTTCGTACAGCAGTTGCTGACGGTATTTCAGGCGTACTTGTTGATGGACATGATCCACGTGCGTGGTCATCTGTTTTGGCTCGTTTGCTGCAAGAACCACAGCGCCGGGTGCTGCTTTCCATGGGTGCAATCGAACATGCATCGCACTTTGGTTGGGATGCAACATCGCGCGGAACTCTAGACATTTATGACCGTGTTTTAACTGCACGTGCAGAACAAGCGAAGAACATCGGCTAAATGGCACTTGATGCCCGCGAGGTGATTGAGGATTTCCTTCAATCCCATGATTTAGATTTCGACCGCTCAGATGCAAATACCTTCATGGTGACGTTGCCTGGTGAGAATAAGTTGCAGACTCATTGCGCGCTGATTGTCGGCGATCACTCTTTGAGTATTAACGCTTTTGTGATTCGCAAACCAGATACCCATGAAGACGCAGTGCATAAGTGGTGCATGGCAAAGAATGCTGCGATGTATGGGGTTGCCTTTGCGATTAATGAATTAGGCGATATCTACTTGGTGGGGCGCTTGCCACTGGATGCCGTGAATGCGAAAGAGATTGACCGCTTGATTGGTTCGGTTCTGCAGTATTCGGATTCATCATTTAATCCGCTTTTGGAATTGGGATTTGCAGATGCAATTCGCCGTGAATGGGCTTGGCGAGTAAGTCGTGGTGAATCTCTGGCGAATCTTGAGGCATTCAAGCACCTCGTGTAATTCTGTTTGCTGATGTGAGAGAATTCGCCTTATGTCGAACTTCAAACTAATCCTCCTGCGCCATGGCGAATCCGAATGGAATGCCCTCAATCTCTTTACTGGTTGGGTCGATGTCAGACTCTCTGAAAAAGGCATCGCTGAAGCTGCACGCGGTGGAAAGTTATTGGCAGAGCGCGGGTTGCTGCCCGATGTAGTTCACACATCTTTGTTGCGCCGTGCGATCCACACATCGCAGTTGGCTCTTGATTCATGCGATCGCCACTGGATCCCAGTGAAGCGTTCATGGCGTCTTAACGAGCGTCACTACGGCGCTCTTCAGGGCAAGGACAAGGCGCAGACCTTGGCTGAATACGGCGAAGAGCAATTTATGTTGTGGCGTCGCTCGTATGACACCCCACCACCGCTGATTGAAAAGGGTTCTGAGTTCTCGCAAGATGCCGATCCACGTTACGCAGATCTAGGTGCAGATCTGCCACTGACTGAGTGCCTGAAAGATGTTGTGGTTCGCATGGTTCCGTACTGGACCGAATCAATCATTCCTGACCTCAAGAGCGGCAAGACAGTGCTTGTGACTGCTCACGGCAACTCATTGCGTGCATTGGTAAAGCACCTTGAGGGTATCTCTGATGAAGATATTGCAGGTTTGAATATTCCTACAGGAATTCCACTGCTCTATGAATTAGATGCAGATTTCAAGCCGGTAAAAGCTGGCGGCGAATACTTAGATCCTGCAGCTGCTGCTGAAGCAATTACAGCTGTTGCGAATCAGGGTAAGAAGTAAAAGTTACTTTGTAACGTTTGCATAATCATCGCGCTTGTCGCGGATGATTGCATTGACGGTGACTACGCCAGCGCGAGCAAAGGCAAGCTGCAGTTGAACATTGCGTCCAGCTTGTGCGCCAACTCCTGCAAAGACAGCCTTTGATGTTGCTTGTTCGCCTTCAAAGCGAAGTGGCTGGTTCTTCACAAGGTTCTGCTCGCCAGAAATTGTTGCTGAAGTTCCGCCTGCTGAAATTCCAAGGAGCGCATCGTTCTCGTCCATGTAGTTAACGATTGTTCCGACAACTACTGCTGAACCATCTTCAGTTGCGACGAGCAAGAGGTTTGTAATGGAGAGGTCGTTTCCATCTGTCTTCACCATTGCTTCAGCACCATCTGTTACCTGCTTGATCAAACGTGTTGAAGCGTTTGGACCAGCACCTGAACATGCTGTCAATGAGAGAGCAAGTGCAGATGTAATGAGTGCAATTGAGAAGTTCTTAATATGTGGACGACGCATGGGGCAAATTATCGCATGTCAAATAAGCGTTATTTGACGCTGGTTTAGGGCAGATAACTGGGGTTTTCGATGTCAGTGATGGCTGGTAGAATTGGACGTCTAACGAAGGGCAATACATGACATTCAAGGTCGGCGAAACCGTTGTTTATCCCCATCACGGAGCAGCTCTTATCGAGGCAATCGAAACTCGAGTAATTAAGGGCGAAGAGAAGACCTACCTAGTTCTCAAGGTTGCTCAGGGCGACCTCACTGTGCGCGTACCTGCAGATAATGTAGATCTCGTCGGTGTCCGCGATGTCGTCGATTCAGCTGGCCTCGATCGTGTATTTAACGTACTTCGTCAGCCATATACCGAAGAGCCAACAAACTGGTCACGTCGCTATAAGGCAAACCTCGAAAAGCTTGCATCCGGAGATGTCATTAAGGTCGCAGAAGTTGTGCGCGATCTCTACCGTCGCGATCTCGATCGTGGACTCTCTGCCGGTGAAAAGCGCATGCTCGCCAAGGCGAAGCAGATTCTCGTCTCTGAGCTCGCACTTGCCGAGCGCACAGATGAAGAGAAGGCTGCAACTCTCCTTGACGAGGTTCTCGCTTCGTAATTTAGTAACACTGTCATCATGATCGCCGCAATCGTCGCTGCTGCAGGTAGTGGCGAACGCTTCGGTGCGCCAATTCCTAAAGCGCTCATTCAACTTGGCGATCGCACACTCCTTGAACATGCAGTCTCTTCACTTTCGGCTGTGGTTGATCAGATTGTTGTTACGGCTCCTGCTGGTTTCGAAGATCAAATTCGCTCACTCGTTGGTGATGCAGTCACTGTTGTTACTGGTGGTGCTACTCGCTCTGATTCAGTGCGCGCAGGTCTTGCGGCAATTAGCGATGCAGAGTTTGTTTTGGTTCACGATGCAGCGCGTGCGCTGGCAACGCGCGAATTAGCTGCTTCAGTTGTTGCAGCTTTGAAGTCTGGGGATGTAGCTGTGGTTCCAGCACTTCCTGTTGTCGATACTCTGCAGAACGTTGGCGCAGATGGTTATGTTGTTAACGCAGTTGATAGAGCACCGCTTCGTCGAATTCAAACACCACAAGGTTTTTCATATTCAGTGCTGAACGCAATTCATCAGGGTGCGCAAGATGCGACAGATGATTCAACTCTGGCGCTCAATGCGGGCCACAAGGTGCGCGTTATTGCTGGTGAAGAACGAGCCCTGAAAATTACAACTCCTTCAGACTTAGCAACAGCTCTTACATTCTTAGGAGATGCCACAACATTTAGTACTGGTGTTGGCGTTGATGCACATGCATTTGGCGAAGGACGCGAGCTCTGGCTTGCAGGTCTTCATTGGCCTGATGAAGTTGGCGTTGATGGTCACTCTGATGGCGATGTGGCTGCTCATGCAATCTGCGATGCGCTCTTTGCAGCAACTGGCCTTGGCGATTTAGGTAGCAACTTCGGAACATCGCGTCCTGAATATGCGGGCGCATCTGGCGTTACTTTGCTGAAAGAGACCTTGTCGATTATTTCTAAGGGTCGATATTCGATCTCGCATGTATCTGTGCAGATCATCGGCAACCGTCCGCGCATCGGTGCTCGTCGAGCCGAAGCTATCGCGACGCTTTCGCAGGCACTGGGTGGGGCAGAGGTTGCCATCCTTGCAACAACTACCGATGGAATGGGCCTTACCGGTGAAGGCAAGGGCATTGCAGCGATTGCATCTGCGCTAGTTATTAAGAACGCTTAAGTAAAGATAGAATTGCCTAATGAGTTCGCTATCTTTATATGACACGCTAACGCGAACCACCTCTGAATTTGTTCCCCTGAAAAAGGGCGAAGTTGGTATCTATCTCTGCGGTGCAACTGTTCAAGCGCCTCCCCATATCGGCCATGTGCGCTCTGGCGTTAACTTCGACATCTTGCGTCGCTGGTTAACAAAGTCTGGTTACAACGTCACATTTATCCGTAACGTCACAGATATCGATGACAAGATTTTGCATAAGGCAGTGCATGAAGAGATGCCTTGGTGGGCAGTTGCAATGAAGTACGAGCGTGCATTTACCGATGCATATGCAGCCCTTAACGTTTTGCCGCCAACATATGAACCACGCGCTACAGGACACGTCACTCAGATGATCGAACTCATGCAGTTGCTCATTGAAAAGGGCGCTGCATACGCACCTGGTAATGGCGATGTCTATCTCGAAGTCCGCAAGCTTTCGTCTTACCTAACTCTTTCTCGTCAGAAGCTTGATGATCTACAACCAGCAGCTGATGCTGATGAGACTTATAAGAAAGATCCACGCGACTTTGCTTTATGGAAAGCTGCAAAACCCGGAGATCCGTCATGGCCAACTCCGTGGGGACCAGGTCGTCCTGGATGGCACCTCGAATGTTCTGCGATGGCACATCAGTATTTAGGTGAAGCATTTGATATCCACGGTGGTGGACTCGATTTGATCTTCCCTCACCACGAGAACGAGATTGCACAATCTGAAGCAGCTGGCTTTGCCTTTGCTAAGCGCTGGTTACATAACGCGTGGGTGACCGCGTCCGGTGAAAAGATGTCGAAGTCATTGGGTAACTCGCTTCAGGTTCATGAATTGCTGAAGAGCGTTCGCGGAATCGAACTTCGTTGGTATTTGGGCTCTGCTCACTACCGTTCGATGCTCGAGTTCTCACATGAAGCACTTGCAGAATCTGCAACAGCGTTTCGTCGCATCGAAGGTTTCTTAACTCGTTCAGTTGAAATTCTTGGTACTCAGCCAACACCGGTTATTAGCCAGGCATTTACCGATGCGATGAATGATGATTTAGCCGTGCCAACAGCACTTGCTTCAATATCTGAAGCGCTGCGCACAGGAAATAGCGCGATTACTGCAGGAGATCAGGCTGTTATTGCATCGGCTGCCAATGAAATCCGCGGTGCTCTAGAAGTCCTTGGCTGCGACCCATTTGATCCAGCTTTTGCAACTGCAGCTGCTGGTGAAGATATGACTGCAGCCCTTGATGGCGTTATTCAGTTGGCACTTGCTCAGCGCACAGCAGCGCGCGAGCGTAAAGATTTTGCGGCATCGGATTCAATTCGCGATGGCTTAGCTGCACTTGGAATTACTATTGAAGACACTGCACAAGGGCCACGTTGGTCAATCTCTAGAGATGGAAAATAACAATGGCCGGTAATGCAAAACCTCGCGGTGCAGTTCGTAAATCTAAGAAGGGCCCATCTGCTGGTACTGGCGGAAACAATAAGCGCCGTCTTGAAGGTAAGGGACCAACACCTAAGGCTGAAGACCGTCCTTATCACGCAGCTGCCAAGCGTAAGAAGGCTGCAGAAAAGTCTGCTGCAAAGAAGCCAGCGACAACTCGTAAGTTTTCAAAGGGCGATGCACCACGTGGTGAAATCGTTGCAGGTCGTAACGCAGTTCTAGAAGCGCTTCGTGAATCTGTTCCAGCAACTGAACTCTTGGTTGCACGCAGCATCGATGTCGATGATCGCGTTGCTGAATCGCTGCAGATTGCTTTGAACCACGGACTTTCGATCCGTGAAGCACACCGTGCCGAAGTCGAAGGAATTTCACCAAACAGCCAAGGAATCATCCTTGCAATTAAGCCTTACCAATATTCCTCATTTGAAGAGATTGTTCAGCGCGCAAAGAATCCAATGTTGCTCGTTGCACTCGATGGCGTAACAGATCCACGTAACTTGGGAGCGATTGTTCGCTCTGCGGCTGCTTTCGGTGCATCAGGTGTATTGATGACAGAACGTCGCGCTGCTGGAATGACTGCGTCCGCTTGGAAATCTTCTGCCGGAGCTGCTGCTCGTCTACCAATCGCTCAGGTAACAAACCTTGCTCGCACAATCGATGAAGCGAAGAAGCTGGGCTGCTTTATTGTCGGTCTTGATGGCGAATCAGATGTCGCTATCGCAGATATGAAGGTTGCTACTGAAAAACTCATGATTATCGTGGGTTCTGAAGGCAAGGGGCTTGCTCGCCTTACCCGCGAAAAGTGCGACCTGATTGTCTCTATTCCAATCAGCGCATCAACTGAATCACTTAACGCATCTGTTGCAACATCAATTGCTTTGTACGCAGTAGATGAGGCTCGCCGTAAGGGCTAAGGCGTAGGTAGATAACAATGGCATTTCAACGTTTCATCGTCTGCGGAGATTCATACTCTGAAGGAATGACTGATGAAGTCGTAGATGGCAAATACCGCGGATGGGCAGATCGCGTAGCTGATGTCATGGCAGAAGCTCATGCTGATTTCACTTATATGAACTTGGCTGTGCGCGGAAAACTTATCGGCCAAGTTGTAGAAGATCAGGTGCCAACTGCACTTGCCTTTGTTACAGGCTCTGACACCTTGGTTTCATTCCACGCAGGAGCTAATGATGCGCTCCGTCCTGGATATCAGGCATCGATTGCTATTCCGTTGTATCAAGAAGCAGTGCGCTTGATTGCAAAATCGGGTGCAACTCTGATGCTCTTTACCGTTCTCGAAAACACAGGCAATAAAGGTAAAGGTTCTGAAATTTGGGAGAAGCGATTCTCTGAATTTAATAAAGGTGTTCGCGCTGTGGGCGCTGAAGTTGGTGCGATTGTTGTTGATGCCAACCAAGAGAAGTTCTTTAGTGATCGCCGCTTCTTAGCTTTTGATCGCCTGCACTTAAATGCTGAAGGTCATAAGCGATGCGCCGATGCAGTTCTTGAGCGGCTTGATCTTCCATTTGATCCAGGTTGGCGCACACCGTTGCCACCAGAGAAGAAAACTCCGTGGATTATTGAAAAGGGCGTCACCGTTGCATGGTTCTTTGTCTTTGCTTTGCCGTGGATCTTCAGACGTATCCGCGGCAAATCATCTGGCGATGGGCGTAGTGCTAAATACCCAACGCCGGTTAAATGGAGCGAACGGTCCAGGTAAAGCTATAGGTACCGCCAGATACTAGGTATGCAGGCAGGGTATCTGGACCACAGGAAGCTGTTCCAACACCGCGGTGTGCAGCATCGATATGAACAATGGTGTTTCCTGTTGGAACTAGCTCAACATCGTG
Encoded proteins:
- the ispD gene encoding 2-C-methyl-D-erythritol 4-phosphate cytidylyltransferase, which translates into the protein MIAAIVAAAGSGERFGAPIPKALIQLGDRTLLEHAVSSLSAVVDQIVVTAPAGFEDQIRSLVGDAVTVVTGGATRSDSVRAGLAAISDAEFVLVHDAARALATRELAASVVAALKSGDVAVVPALPVVDTLQNVGADGYVVNAVDRAPLRRIQTPQGFSYSVLNAIHQGAQDATDDSTLALNAGHKVRVIAGEERALKITTPSDLATALTFLGDATTFSTGVGVDAHAFGEGRELWLAGLHWPDEVGVDGHSDGDVAAHAICDALFAATGLGDLGSNFGTSRPEYAGASGVTLLKETLSIISKGRYSISHVSVQIIGNRPRIGARRAEAIATLSQALGGAEVAILATTTDGMGLTGEGKGIAAIASALVIKNA
- a CDS encoding phosphoglyceromutase codes for the protein MSNFKLILLRHGESEWNALNLFTGWVDVRLSEKGIAEAARGGKLLAERGLLPDVVHTSLLRRAIHTSQLALDSCDRHWIPVKRSWRLNERHYGALQGKDKAQTLAEYGEEQFMLWRRSYDTPPPLIEKGSEFSQDADPRYADLGADLPLTECLKDVVVRMVPYWTESIIPDLKSGKTVLVTAHGNSLRALVKHLEGISDEDIAGLNIPTGIPLLYELDADFKPVKAGGEYLDPAAAAEAITAVANQGKK
- a CDS encoding YbjN domain-containing protein; this translates as MALDAREVIEDFLQSHDLDFDRSDANTFMVTLPGENKLQTHCALIVGDHSLSINAFVIRKPDTHEDAVHKWCMAKNAAMYGVAFAINELGDIYLVGRLPLDAVNAKEIDRLIGSVLQYSDSSFNPLLELGFADAIRREWAWRVSRGESLANLEAFKHLV
- a CDS encoding SGNH/GDSL hydrolase family protein, producing MAFQRFIVCGDSYSEGMTDEVVDGKYRGWADRVADVMAEAHADFTYMNLAVRGKLIGQVVEDQVPTALAFVTGSDTLVSFHAGANDALRPGYQASIAIPLYQEAVRLIAKSGATLMLFTVLENTGNKGKGSEIWEKRFSEFNKGVRAVGAEVGAIVVDANQEKFFSDRRFLAFDRLHLNAEGHKRCADAVLERLDLPFDPGWRTPLPPEKKTPWIIEKGVTVAWFFVFALPWIFRRIRGKSSGDGRSAKYPTPVKWSERSR
- the rlmB gene encoding 23S rRNA (guanosine(2251)-2'-O)-methyltransferase RlmB, producing the protein MAGNAKPRGAVRKSKKGPSAGTGGNNKRRLEGKGPTPKAEDRPYHAAAKRKKAAEKSAAKKPATTRKFSKGDAPRGEIVAGRNAVLEALRESVPATELLVARSIDVDDRVAESLQIALNHGLSIREAHRAEVEGISPNSQGIILAIKPYQYSSFEEIVQRAKNPMLLVALDGVTDPRNLGAIVRSAAAFGASGVLMTERRAAGMTASAWKSSAGAAARLPIAQVTNLARTIDEAKKLGCFIVGLDGESDVAIADMKVATEKLMIIVGSEGKGLARLTREKCDLIVSIPISASTESLNASVATSIALYAVDEARRKG
- a CDS encoding CarD family transcriptional regulator, whose protein sequence is MTFKVGETVVYPHHGAALIEAIETRVIKGEEKTYLVLKVAQGDLTVRVPADNVDLVGVRDVVDSAGLDRVFNVLRQPYTEEPTNWSRRYKANLEKLASGDVIKVAEVVRDLYRRDLDRGLSAGEKRMLAKAKQILVSELALAERTDEEKAATLLDEVLAS
- the cysS gene encoding cysteine--tRNA ligase, encoding MSSLSLYDTLTRTTSEFVPLKKGEVGIYLCGATVQAPPHIGHVRSGVNFDILRRWLTKSGYNVTFIRNVTDIDDKILHKAVHEEMPWWAVAMKYERAFTDAYAALNVLPPTYEPRATGHVTQMIELMQLLIEKGAAYAPGNGDVYLEVRKLSSYLTLSRQKLDDLQPAADADETYKKDPRDFALWKAAKPGDPSWPTPWGPGRPGWHLECSAMAHQYLGEAFDIHGGGLDLIFPHHENEIAQSEAAGFAFAKRWLHNAWVTASGEKMSKSLGNSLQVHELLKSVRGIELRWYLGSAHYRSMLEFSHEALAESATAFRRIEGFLTRSVEILGTQPTPVISQAFTDAMNDDLAVPTALASISEALRTGNSAITAGDQAVIASAANEIRGALEVLGCDPFDPAFATAAAGEDMTAALDGVIQLALAQRTAARERKDFAASDSIRDGLAALGITIEDTAQGPRWSISRDGK
- the mshA gene encoding D-inositol-3-phosphate glycosyltransferase → MTSRRIATLMVHTSPLDQAGTGDAGGMNIYVCEAAQNMAAMGVQVDIFTRRTNNEVADVVEVAPGVRVIQLNVGPVSGVTKELLPKLIPDLPAAFKEALLATRYDIIHSHYWISGKVAMPVAKELNIPLVHTMHTMARVKNLNLAEGEVPEPMIRVQGETQVVAAADALVANTDAEAASLVSLYEACPDNVLVVSPGVNLKVFTPGAGRMAAREVVGLDKDSHIITFVGRIQPHKGPEVLIRSIAELVSHSPHLRTKLITNIIGGASGANQSEVERLKELTTWLGIDDVVRFAPPVPREELPQWYRASDLVCVPSYSESFGLVALEAQACGTPVVATAVGGLRTAVADGISGVLVDGHDPRAWSSVLARLLQEPQRRVLLSMGAIEHASHFGWDATSRGTLDIYDRVLTARAEQAKNIG